Proteins co-encoded in one Haloarcula pelagica genomic window:
- a CDS encoding alpha/beta fold hydrolase, with product MTAEITSESVELTVDGDDIDVHYRTGGDGPPLVFLHGIGLDAATVSWRHALPALAGERTVYAPDLPGHGRSDKPDRAYTTEYYLETVTAFLDVLDITQPALAGLSMGGALALGYALDGGEVERLVLVDSYGLGADAYWRVAATGIFQTPVVGNMLWQGVSTSKPAIRSGLRSMGATEPPQELVDRVASVVDRRTVRAMRRWQRSEFRATGFKTDYSDRLSEVKVPTLLVHGAADPLLPKSWAERAAASLSDSELEILRECGHCPPREQPERFNRALRAFC from the coding sequence ATGACCGCCGAGATTACGTCGGAATCCGTCGAGTTGACAGTCGACGGCGACGACATCGACGTTCACTACCGGACCGGTGGCGACGGGCCGCCGCTGGTGTTTCTCCACGGGATCGGGCTGGACGCCGCGACGGTGTCCTGGCGCCACGCGCTCCCCGCGCTCGCGGGCGAACGGACCGTCTACGCGCCCGATCTCCCCGGCCACGGACGCAGCGACAAACCCGATCGGGCGTACACGACCGAGTACTACCTGGAGACGGTCACGGCGTTTCTCGACGTCCTCGACATCACGCAGCCGGCGCTCGCGGGCCTCTCGATGGGGGGTGCGCTGGCGCTGGGGTACGCGCTGGACGGCGGCGAGGTTGAACGGCTCGTCCTCGTCGACAGCTACGGCCTCGGCGCGGACGCGTACTGGCGGGTCGCCGCGACGGGGATCTTTCAGACACCCGTCGTAGGCAATATGCTCTGGCAGGGCGTCAGCACGTCGAAACCGGCGATCAGATCGGGGCTGCGAAGCATGGGGGCGACGGAGCCACCACAGGAACTGGTCGACCGGGTCGCGTCGGTCGTGGATCGCCGGACCGTCCGGGCGATGCGGCGCTGGCAGCGCAGCGAGTTCCGCGCGACGGGGTTCAAGACCGACTACTCCGACCGCCTCTCGGAGGTGAAGGTGCCGACGCTGTTGGTCCACGGCGCGGCGGACCCGCTGCTCCCGAAATCGTGGGCCGAACGGGCGGCCGCGTCGCTCTCGGATAGCGAACTGGAGATACTGCGGGAGTGCGGACACTGTCCGCCACGGGAACAGCCGGAGCGGTTCAACCGGGCACTGCGGGCCTTCTGTTAG
- a CDS encoding MaoC family dehydratase yields MFNSVVAANRAAFAAFGVQQDDEDVAEPVERIEPDEDLPEWHVSLSEDHPDYLGVGDRAEFTKTISDDDVRQFAAASGDTNPLHLDDEFAEQTRFRGRIAHGTLVGSLISAALARLPGLTIYLSQDLEFHNPVRIGDRLTAECEIVEDLGDDQYRLTTRVIDEGEVAIDGEAVVLIDELPN; encoded by the coding sequence ATGTTCAACAGCGTTGTCGCGGCCAACCGGGCAGCCTTCGCCGCCTTCGGCGTCCAGCAGGACGACGAGGACGTAGCTGAACCCGTCGAACGTATCGAACCCGACGAAGACCTCCCCGAGTGGCACGTCTCGCTCTCGGAGGACCATCCCGACTACCTGGGTGTCGGGGACCGTGCGGAGTTCACGAAGACCATCTCCGACGACGATGTCCGGCAGTTCGCCGCCGCGAGCGGCGACACGAACCCGCTCCACCTCGACGACGAGTTCGCCGAGCAAACCCGCTTCCGCGGGCGGATCGCCCACGGGACGCTGGTCGGGAGCCTCATCAGCGCGGCGCTGGCACGGCTTCCCGGCCTGACGATCTACCTCTCGCAGGACCTGGAGTTCCACAACCCGGTTCGCATCGGCGACCGACTGACAGCCGAGTGTGAGATCGTCGAAGACCTCGGGGACGATCAGTACCGCCTGACGACCCGCGTCATCGACGAGGGCGAGGTCGCCATCGACGGCGAAGCGGTCGTCCTGATCGACGAACTGCCGAACTAA
- a CDS encoding AbrB/MazE/SpoVT family DNA-binding domain-containing protein, whose amino-acid sequence MADEDDGLLWPPMFKGMQQASENAMQQQQEMMKQLFASGGMPSMDMNQLGAMSQMATFKTRVQSGGRISIPDAEREALDIEEGDIVQAVVLPVSKNSE is encoded by the coding sequence ATGGCCGACGAGGACGATGGCCTGCTGTGGCCCCCGATGTTCAAAGGGATGCAACAGGCGAGCGAGAACGCGATGCAACAACAGCAGGAGATGATGAAACAGCTGTTCGCCTCCGGCGGCATGCCGAGCATGGATATGAACCAGCTCGGTGCAATGAGCCAGATGGCGACGTTCAAGACCCGCGTGCAAAGCGGGGGTCGAATCAGCATCCCCGATGCCGAGCGCGAGGCGCTGGACATCGAAGAAGGGGACATCGTCCAGGCAGTCGTCCTCCCGGTCAGTAAAAATTCAGAGTGA
- a CDS encoding poly(R)-hydroxyalkanoic acid synthase subunit PhaE, whose product MSNNEMQQEWAEMVEEMNNAVADSMEQNMKAQSAFVESWADAVEDSMLGQEEMSEGFEGYGQAYETWLDATEQLMERSTDAAQGEDVDPAEFRDIWLQAANEAFKNVMSTSAFAAANGQLVESMMEMQQEADEVSQDAIAQMGFPTRDDMDEVGERLLEVERRQHAVEQKLDRVLEHLEE is encoded by the coding sequence ATGAGCAACAACGAGATGCAACAGGAATGGGCGGAGATGGTCGAGGAGATGAACAACGCGGTCGCCGACTCGATGGAACAGAACATGAAGGCCCAGTCGGCCTTCGTCGAGTCCTGGGCGGACGCCGTCGAGGATTCGATGCTGGGACAGGAGGAGATGAGCGAGGGCTTCGAAGGGTACGGACAGGCCTACGAGACCTGGCTCGACGCCACCGAACAGCTGATGGAACGGTCGACCGACGCCGCACAGGGCGAGGATGTCGACCCGGCGGAGTTCCGTGACATCTGGCTGCAGGCGGCCAACGAGGCGTTCAAGAACGTGATGAGCACGTCGGCCTTCGCCGCCGCCAACGGCCAGCTCGTCGAGTCGATGATGGAGATGCAACAGGAGGCAGACGAGGTGAGCCAGGACGCCATCGCACAGATGGGGTTCCCGACGCGGGACGACATGGACGAGGTCGGCGAGCGCCTGCTCGAAGTCGAGCGCCGCCAGCACGCCGTCGAACAGAAGCTCGACCGCGTCCTCGAACACCTCGAGGAGTAA